Below is a genomic region from Nitrospiraceae bacterium.
GGCATTTCGTATCAGGAGCACAAGGCCGGAGGCCAGTCTGTCGCGGCGTTTGGATTCGGGCTCCTCATGGTGTTTCTCGTCCTGGCCGCGATGTACGAGAGCTGGACCGTGCCGTTTGCGGTGATCCTCGCCGTTCCCTTCGGCGTCTTTGGAGCCTTGACGGCCGTCTTGGTACGCAGCATGACGAACGATATTTTCTTTCAGATCGGCCTGGTGACCCTGATCGGCCTGTCGGCCAAGAATGCGATCCTGATCGTGGAGTTCGCCAACAAGCGGTATGAACACGGGATGTCGATGGTCGATGCCGCGCTTGAAGCGGCCCGGCTCCGGTTCCGACCGATCGTGATGACCTCGATGGCCTTTATTCTCGGAGTCGTCCCCCTGGTTGTCGCGACGGGGGCTGGCGCAGCGGGACGGAATTCCATCGGGACCGGCGTGCTCGGCGGCATGCTCGCCGCAACCTTTTTAGCCATCTTCTTTGTTCCCCTATTCTTTGTGCTGGTCCGGAAGCTGAGCCCGCAGCGCGCTGAGCCAGTTAGAGAAGAGGAAACTGAAATAGCGGATGCCATACTAGTTGGGTCACGCGAAGAAGGAGGGCATTGATATGCATGGTCTCGCTCTGGCAGCGCTTTCGATGCTGCTGATCTCTTGTGCCGTGGGGCCGGACTACTCGCGCCCCGACATTCCAACCTCCGACGCCTTTCGCATGGCCGAGGAAGGAAAGGATTTGCCCTCCCTCGCCAATATGCCATGGTGGGAACTCTATCGGGACGAGGAACTCCAAAAACTGATCCGCATCGCACTCGAGGAGAATAAGGATCTCAAGCGAGCGGTCGCATCGGTGGAGGAGTTCCAAGCACGCGTGCTCGTCGCCAGGACAGACTTCGCCCCGCAGATGAGCGCGGCTGTGAATGCTCCCGCGTTTGGCCGAAAAGGCCTGAGCATCGCTGGGTTTCCAAGCGCTTTTAGTTACTACGTGCAGGGAAATCTGGCTTGGGAAATTGATATCTGGGGACGGATCCGACGCTCCAACGAGGCGGCGCTCGGCGACTTACTGGCCCGGGAAGAGAACCGACGAGCCGTGATTCTGCAAATCGTCGGGGGGGTGGCGCAGGCCTATTTCGACCTTCGGCAGTTCGACATGCAATTAGAAATTGCCAAGCGTACGTTGCAGGCATGGGAGGAGTCGGTCAAAATCGCCCAGGCCAGGCTCCGGCAGGGGATCATCAACAAGCTGGATGTCGATCAGTTCGAGGCCGAGCGGCAGAATGCAGCAGCCCGTATTGCAGAGTTAAGGCGCCAGATGGTTCAGAAGGAGAATGAGCTCAGCGTGCTGTTAGGAAGAAACCCGAATCAGATTTCCAGAGGGCGATCTCTGACGGAACAGGTAATGCCGCCAGTAGTGCCGGCCGGCCTCCCCTCCGATCTACTTCAGCGTAGGCCTGATGTGGTACAGGCTGAAGAACAGTTGGCGGCCGCGACGGCCAGAATCGGAGTGGCGAAAGCCGATCGGTTTCCGAAAGTCTCTCTCACGGGCCTCCTTGGGGTGGCGAATCCACAGCTCTCCAGGATGTTCGCATCAGAAAGCTACTTTGCGGCATTGGGTCCCGGTTTCGTCGCTCCGCTGCTGAATGCCAGCGTCTTAGGGTTTCAACAGGAAGCGGTTGAAGCCCAAGCGAGGCAAGCCGTCGCCCAGTATGAGCAGGCGATCCTTGTGGCTTTCAGGGAGGTGGAGGACGCGCTGGTAGCGGTCACCACCGCGCGTGAACAGACCGCGGCCCAGGAAAAACAGGTCAATGCGCTCCAGTCGGCGTTGCATCTCGCCAATCTGCGCTACAAAGGGGGGCTCGCGAACTATCTGGACGTCCTTATTGCGCAACGTAACCTCTTCGACGCAGAATTGTCGCTCGCCGCTACCCGTCGGCTTCATCTGGTATCGGTGGTTCAGCTCTACAAAGCCTTGGGCGGAGGCTGGTTGCCCGAAGAGGCTCGTGAAGGCGCCGGAGCCAAGACAGAAAAGAGTAACGGGTGAGATTATTTGAAGGCCGAGGTCGCTCCCACCGATGGTCAGTTCATGACCTTCACCAAGGAGGCAGCTATGCCGGAACGCGAATCCAATAAACCAGCGGCGCAGACCGGTCGCAGGATCACCGTGAGAAAACGCTCCAGCGGTTCCTCGCAACCCACCCGTGAAGACATTGAACGGCGAGCCTATGAAATCTATGTCGAGCGCGGCGGAGGCGAAGGCCGCGAGATGGACGACTGGCTACAAGCCGAACGAGAACTTCGTCAGGGAATCATAGTAGTCGGAGGCTGACCGATGGAGAAACCGGCGGAGATCCGACACCCCATTCATGAGCTGCTCAAACGGCGCTGGAGTCCGCGGGCCTTTGCCGAACGGGCTGTTGAGCCGGAAACGCTTCGGAGCCTCTTTGAGGCCGCACGCTGGGCGCCCTCATCGAATAATGAACAACCCTGGCGATTCATCGTGGCGACCAAGAATCACAAGTCCGAGTGGGATCGGTTGTTCAATTGTCTGGCCGAGGGAAACAGGAAATGGGCGTTTCGGGCGCCGGTGTTGATCCTCTCCGTGGCCTCCTTGAAATTCGAGGACGATGGAGCGTCGAATCGCCATGCGTTTCACGATACCGGCATGGCGGTCGAAAATCTGGTCATACAGGCGACGGCGGCGGGTCTCTTCGTTCATCAAATGGCTGGATACGATGTGGAGAAGGCACGGGCAGAGTTCAAGATTCCCGACGCGTATGAGCCGGTGGCGATGATCGCCGTCGGCTATCCGGGCGACCCCGCGACGCTGCCGGATTATTTGCGCGAGCGGGAATTGAAGTCGCGCGAGCGCAACTCGTTCTCTGATTTTGTTTTCTCGGAGACCTGGGGCAAACCCTCGTTGGTGATGAATTCGTAATGGTTGGCGCAACAAGGCATAACGGGTGATCTCCCAACCGATACAACACCTTTCCAGTGTCGATCCGGTCATGCACGGATTGATTCAAACGATCGGCCCCTTTGCCTTGAAGCCCAAGATCCACTGCTCGCCGTTCGAATCTTTGGCGCGGGCGATCGCCTATCAACAACTGCACGACAAAGCCGCCGCGAGCATTCTGAATCGGTTCCTGGCTCTGTTCCCAGGTCGTCGCTTTCCCCGCCCCGAGGAACTTCTTGCTGTCAACGCGAGAGCAATCAGACGCTCGGGATTCTCGCAGGCGAAAGTCCTGGCGCTCCGTGACCTGGCCGCCAAGGTGTTAGATGGGACGGTGCCCTCACGACGAGTTATCCAGACACTCGACGATGACGCAATCATCGAGCGGCTCATCGAGGTGCGGGGTGTCGGACGCTGGACCGCCGAAATGCTGCTGATTTTCCAGCTGGGCCGGCCTGATGTCCTTCCGGTCGATGACTTCGGCGTGCGCAACGGATTTCGGATCGCGTACGGTCGTCGCACCATGCCGACGCCCAAACAGGTGCGACGGTTTGGTGAGCGTTGGAAACCCCATCGAACCGCTGCTGCCTGGTATCTCTGGCGGGCGGCCGATCGAGCGAGGAACGAGAAGCCGGCGCCCCGCGTCAACGCATAGAGAGAATCCGATGGCTGATCCGAAGAAACGACTCGACTCCAATATCGCAGGTAATTTCTTTGTCGACTCGACCTGCATCAACTGCGACACCTGTCGTCAGTTGGCGCCACACAGCTTTGAGGAAGTGGGGGAGTATTCAGCCGTCAGCCATCAGCCGGAAAACGAACTACAGATTCATCGGGCCTATCAGGCGCTCCTGGCATGTCCGGTCGGGTCGATCGGCACGGAGCGCAGCGACAAGTCCCTAATGCAAGCGGCGATGACCAGCTTCCCAGTCCTTCTCGAGGACGGTGTCTCGTACTGCGGTTTCAACTCGGAGAAGTCATTCGGTGCCAATAGCTTTTTGATCGAGCACCCGAAGGGCAACTGGCTGGTGGATTCGCCACGGTACATCAAGCATCTGGTCGAAGCCTTCGAGCGGAAAGGCGGCCTTCGATATATCTTTCTTTCGCACGAGGACGATGTGGCCGATGCGGACAAGTACGCCACACACTTCGGCGCGAAGCGGATCATTCATCAAGCCGATGCGGATGCGGTGCCAGGCGTCGAATGGATCGTTGAGGGTACCGAGGCCGTCCAGCTCGCGACTGACTTTCAGGCCATTCCGGTTCCTGGCCACACAGCCGGCAGCATGGTCCTCCTGTATCGCGAGAAGTTTCTCTTCACCGGCGATCACCTGTGGTGGGAGGCCGACAGCAAGACGCTCGGTGCACCGCAACGGCTCGTCTGGAGATCGAAAGCTCTCGTGGCTTCTCTTGAGAAGCTCCTTGACTATCGATTCGAGTGGGTGCTCGCCGGTCATGGCGATCGTATCAAACTGACACCCGACGACATGAAAGCTCAGCTTCACAGTCTGATCGAGGAGCGTCGAGCAATGTCAACGTTCAGGGCGGCAGCGTGGTAATGCGATGTCATGGAAGAACCGCCTCCCTGGCATCCCCTTGACCCGTGCTGTATCATGAGCATCTGTGATGGAGCTGATAAGCGAATCGCTGATGACATTTGGCCAAGAGCTGATAGCTTATAGCGTATGGCTAATGGCACAGGCTGGGATCTAGCAGGATGATCAAAATGGGTTCCAGCAAAGCCCGAGGGAGCATTTAGAGAATGTTCAAAAAGCCATCCAGCCAGGCCGCAGGGTGCGCGGCGACTGAGGCGTACTCCTTGTCGGTACGCCGCAGGGAGGCGCGGACCCGAGAACGACGCTGGGTGGGGTTTTCAACATTCTCAGAGAAAGGGGGCGACCGGTATCGACGGGGATACTGATGCCATCGGAGCATGTCGAGTTCCTGGGGACTCGTTAAACCTCCGGGAAAATGCAACTGCCAATCAAGAACTGGCACTCGCGGCTTAAGCCGTGACGTCTCTCCACCTGAGGCCCGCGGGGGTGGACGGGGCGCGATGCAGCGGGCTGGTCCAAGGCTGGTGCTCAGCGGCTGCGGACAAGAACTTCCTGGGCTAGCGGCTATTCTAAGCCTGCCGATGGGCGTGGGTGGCTGCGAAACATAAACGATCGGCTACACATGTAGAACCGGTGCGCTGACGATCTTCGGACGCGAGTTCAACTCTCGCCGCCTCCACCAATCCTGGCCCCTGGGTTGCAAAACTCAGGGGCTTTTTCGTTCTTGATGCTCGTCTCCCTGGCGGGTACAGTAAACATCTTATGCTGGTGAGGAAGGCTGAGAGGCCTACAACGACCTGTCTGCGCGTATCCCTTATGCGCATTATGATAATTCTCCTGGCCTGCGCCTGCTTGCTTTCGACGGTTCTCCTCTTTGCTGCTGAAGGGACCAACGGGAAGGTCATGAAACCGGAGACGAAAGCCCCGGCTGATCTCCTGGCTGAACGGGGCGGCAAATCGTGGGGGGTCGTGATCGGCGTGAGCGAGTACGAGAAGCTGCCGGATCTCCGCTACGCAGCGACCGATGCAAGAGCAATGGCGGGGTTACTGGAACGCAAGGGTTTCACCGTGACGCTCTTGATCAATGGACAGGCCGGAAAGGCGCAGATTCTCTCCGAACTCGGGGAGAAATTGGCGAAGCAAGCCGGCCCGAACGATCGTGTGCTGGTCTTCCTTGCAGGACATGCCGACACGAAGACGTTGAAAGGAGGGCGACAGGTCAGCCACTTCTTCCCCGTCGCGGGTGATTATGGAGCGATGACCGACAGCGCCTTGAATCTCTCTACGATCCGAGAAATGATCGACGCAGTGCCGGCGAAGCAAGTGCTGCTGGTGCTCGATGGCTGTCAGAGTGGAATCAGCGCGGCACCATCGCAAAGCGTATCCCCGGCCGTGGAGGCGCAACTCCGCCGCGCGATGGTAGAGCGGAGTCGCGAGATTCTCACCGCATGTAACCCCTCACAACAGGCGCTAGAGGCGAGCGATGCCGGCATGAGTCTCTTTGCGTCAGTGATGATCGAGGGATTGGAGAAGGGAACCGCGGACCTCAACGAGGACGGTCTGATTCCGACCTCCGAACTCCTGGCCTACGTGGATCAGCGCCTGATCAGTATCCTGCAGCCCAAGGGACTCGCACAAAAGCCGCAGCGGTGGGATTTGAATCCCGAGAAGGGTGAGTTTGTGTTTCTGGCGCCCAAAAGGCCCCCTGCCGCTAAAACCGAAAGTGGCACCGCTCCCACTCATGCGACTGGCGGCCCCGCCGCGACACCTTCGGATGCTGCCAGCACCAAGCCGCGGCCGAAGGATCAGAAAGAGGCTGAGACAAAGGGTTCCGAGAAGCCCGCGGGGTCAAGTGGGACGAGCACGGTTTCTCGCGTGGTGGTGACTCCTCCCTTGCCAGAAGAATTCACCGGCCGAGATGGGGCCTCAATGGTGCTCGTACCGGCGGGTGATTTTATGATGGGAAGTGACAAGGGTGACGACGATGAAAAGCCGGTCCATCGCGTACAGGTAGACTCATTTTACATCGACAAGTTCGAAGTGACGAACGGCAAGTTTACAAAGTTCATCGATGCGATCAAAGGCGAGCCGCCCTGGGGCTTCGATGATAAGGACACACCGGTGGCCCATGCGGATCAACCAGTGCGTTGGGTCACATGGCTCGATGCCACCGCCTATTGCCAATGGGCCGGGAAGCGATTGGCGACCGAGGCGGAATGGGAGAAGGCCGCTCGAGGCACGGACGGGCGACTGTACCCATGGGGAGACGAGACTCCCACGCCGGCACACGCGGTGTTCGGACAAAAGGAAGGAAGCGAGAGCCTTCCGCCCTTCAGCAATCGCGATAAGGGGAAGAGTCCTTACGGAGCCCAGGATATGGCAGGCAGTCTGTATGAATGGGTGGCTGACTGGTATGACGATGAGTACTATGCGACGACACTCTCTCAAAACCCTCGCGGGCCGTCCGAGGGGACGCAGAAGGTACAGCGGGGCGGGTCATACTCGAACAACCCCTACAGGATCCGAACCTCCTTCCGCACGAAGGATATCCCTACCGAGGCACGTCCCAACGTCGGGTTTCGCTGCGCGCAAGATGTTCCGAAGACTCCGTAGATTCCTCATGCCCCGCGCGTGGCCTCATTTGCATCGCTTTTCCGAGACCTAAGGTGACAGCCTGGTACCGGCAGATGGCCTAGCTCGGAGATTCGACTGGAGGTAACGATGAATCGATATCGTGTGACGCCCGATACGAAGCTGAACCTCAAGGACTATGATCCGGACGAAACCGGTGACTACAAGAAGAACGAGCAGGGAAAGGAACGGGCCAAGTCCAAAGCATCGGCTCTTATTGCGCGGCTGGATGGATTACAGGAACGGCTCTATGCAAATGGAGGTCGGGCGCTGTTGCTCGTGCTCCAGGGGATGGACACGAGCGGGAAAGATGGGACAATCAAACATGTGATGTCGGGAGTCAATCCGCAGGGGTGCAAAGTGGTCGCCTTCAAGACCCCTTCCAAGGATGAACTGGCCCGCGACTTTCTGTGGCGTGTGCACCGCGAGGCGCCGCCGAAGGGATTCATCGGTATCTTCAACCGTTCGCATTACGAGGATGTGCTCATCACGCGAGTTCATGGATGGATATCGGACAAGGTCGTGAAGCAACGGTTCAATCAGATTAAGGAATTCGAAGAACTCCTGGCCGAGAGCGGCACGGCGATTCTGAAATTCTTTCTCCACATCTCCAAGGATGAGCAGAAAAAACGCCTGGAGGCCCGCATAGGAGACCCAGAAAAACGGTGGAAGTGGAATTCCGGCGACTTGGAAGAGCGCAAACTCTGGGAGTCGTATTTGCGCGCGTTTGAAGATGTCATCTCCGCCACGAGCACCGAGCAGGCGCCCTGGTATATCGTACCGGCGAACCGCAAGTGGTATCGGAACCTCGTGGTCGCCGATCGGGTCGTGAAGGTATTGGAGGACATGAAGCTCAAGACTCCTCCGGAGCCCGAAGGAGTCAATTTCGACAAGTTGAAGATCGTGTAGACAGGAATGGTGGTATCTTCCGCTCCAGAGTCTGCTGCTCACGGGCACGTGTTATGCTTGGCAAAAAATTCGTAAGACGAAGGCTCTCCCCATTGACACATGTTTCTAATGGGCGTAGGAGAAATTCATCGGCCCATCACGCAGCTTTATTTATTGAGGGACCGGACAGACCGCGCGGCTGTCAGCTAGATCCCTCAAGCCATTTCGAAGAGGGAGGAGGGTAATGATGGATGACCTGACTCCACCTGGCCTCAATGGCCCGCCGAACTGAAGGCGGGCTTCTACTCGGTCAACGCTGACCGGAGCTTCCGCTGGCTGTGCCTCATGGCACCAGAGCCCAACTGGATTTCAGCCTGAACCTGATGTGAAAATCCGTCGCCGGCGTTGAGGAACACAAGAGCCCGGGGACTGAGCGTTCCCCCGAGCGGAAGCCTGACCATCAATTGACGTTCGCGTGGGTCTCACTGGGCCGACAAGAACCGAACAAGAATTCTGACGTCCTAAGCGTCAATCACGGGCGACCTCCCACCGATCGTGCAGGGTCGCCCGTGGTGTTTCTAGCTCGTGAAAAAGCCGACGTTCTCACCCACCCGCCCCCCCCCGCGCGCCGAGACGCGCGATTCACCGGTGGTCGTGGTCGCCTCGCTCAATCCCTCGCCGTACGATAAAAAGTACGACTCGGCCTGTCGCTCGCTGCTGCCTTGTTACAGAGCATGTTTACGCGCGATCTGATATGGTCCGTCCTTCCTACCAAAGTGTATACTTCTGTGTCTCGCTTATTGCGACCTGCCTGGGACGAGGCGCGTCGCGCCAGGGCCAGGGTGGGTGCGAACGACAGCAATTTTGAGCATTCGCGAAACCCTGGCGACGCCGGGTCTTTCTTTTTTGCCGATTCTCCCCTACCATTCTGCGTCTCACCATGGCTGAGAAAAAGTCCAAGACCGTTCGTCCAACTGGTTCACGCCGGCGGCGGAAGCCGGCCGGTGCGTCGACCGGATTAACAGCGAGTGAGCTTCAGGCGGCTGCTCCACCTCCGGAGGTCGCAACCCTCCACCGAGCCATCGAAGACGATGGCGGGAAAGTCCTTACTATCTATCGTGAGCCTTATGGCGGACGATGGCTTGTGTTCGCTGCCTTGCCGATCGAGCTTGTCGAACCGACACCCTATCAACGGAACCTCTCGGACACGCATGTGCGGAAACTGGAAGCTGTGATCGGAAAGATCGGTCGATTTCTCGATCCGATCATCGCGGTCCGCTCACCAAAATCTGACCACGCGGCCAAGTACTGGACCCCGAACGGTAACCATCGGCTCTCCGCGATGGGGACCCTCGGAGCTAAAAGCATTATTGCCATCGTGGTCCCGGAAGCCGCCGCTGCCTACCAGATTCTGGCGCTCAATACCGAGAAGGCCCACAACCTGCGGGAAAAGTCGCTTGAAGTGATTCGTATGTACAAGGAACTGGCTCGATTGGATGACGCGACAGAGGAGACCTACGCACTCGAATTTGAAGAACCGGCCTTCATTACCTTGGGGCTGTGTTATGAGGAGCGTCCGCGGTTCAGCGGGGGGGCCTATCATCCGGTGTTGAAGCGAGTGGATGACTTCTTGAACAAGCCGCTTCACATGACGTTAGATGTGCGGCGTGCGCGGGCGAAAACGCTCCTCGCGCTCGATGATCAGATTGTCATGCAAGTCGAGGCCCTCAAAGCCAAAGGACTGACCAGCCCCTACCTGAAGAGCTTTGTGGTGGCACGCGTGAACCCGATCCGGTTCCGTCCGAAAGACGCCTCTCCTCTTCCCTTTGACGAGGCACTCCATCGTATGATGAACGCAGCCGTCAAGTTCAATCCGGACAAGATCAAGCTGGACGATCTGGCCCGCTCCGGCGGCGCAGCAGACGAGGCAGAATAAGCCCTCGGATCGACCGGGTCAGCCACCTTGCCCTTCCTCTTGGCGCCCATTTAGAATACTTTCTCGAGGATGCAAACGAGCCATTCATCGTCTTGCCCGGAGGTTTTGCCATGGGTCTCGCCGACAACAAATGTGTTCCATGCCGCGGGGGCGTGCCCCCCTTGCCGCCCGATCGTAGCCAGGCGCTCCTCAAAGAATTGGGCCGCGGCTGGTCGCTCAACGGGTCTGGCCATCTCGAACGGCTGTTTACCTTCAAGGATTTTGCCCAGGCGCTTGCATACGTAAACAAGGTGGGGGCCATCGCAGAATCAGAAGGGCACCATCCCGATTTTTATCTCGCCTGGGGAAAGTGCAAGGTGGAAATCTGGACCCACAAGATCAACGGTCTGACCGAAAGCGATTTTTACATGGCAGCGAAGGCTGATCGTGAATTCGAACCTTTTCGAGCCGCTGCTAGCTGACCGAAGGTTGGCGGGCTTGGCCATATCCGGACGAGGCGCCAGATGAGCGACAAGGCGCAGGTCGCGCTTGTCAACATGCCCTTCAGTTTCTCGAAGTATCCTTCGATACAACTCGGCACGCTTTCTGCCCTTCTCAAATCCAAAGCTATCCCGGTCGACTGCCACCATTTGAACGTCCGATTTGCCCACAAAATCGGCGTGCCGCTCTATGAAATGATCTGCGAGAAACGGGCCCTGTTCGGTGAATGGCTGTTCTCGCACCTTCTCTTCCGAGACAATCCTAAGCGTGCGGAATACCCGAGGATGTTCAAGCCGGTTTTCGAGCAGATTGCTCAGGAAAGTGGCCACCCAATGTCGTTTTTCGAAGACATGGCCAGCCGCACGGCGCCGCAATTCTTGACTTGGGCGATGACGGCGATAGATTGGGGCCAATATAAGGTTGTGGGCTTCACGTCGACGTTCGATCAAAACGTGGCGAGCCTGACGATGGCGAAGCTGATCAAGGACCTGTATCCCAATGTCACGATCGTCTTCGGCGGAGCAAACTTCGACGGCGAAATGGGGCTGGAACATTTCCGGGCGTTTCCCTGGATCGACCACGTGGTGGTCGGTGAAGGGGAAGACACGTTCCCCGCACTGGTGGCCTACGTGCTTTCGGGCAAATCCGGCGTCCTGCCGCCAGGAGTGACCTATCGGCAAGATGGGAATATTCGGTTCGAGCCGAACCAGTCGCTCTTCTCCGATTTCACACAGACTGGTCCTCCCGATTATGACGACTACTATCGTTTGTTGGCCGAACTGGGCAAGAAAACTTCACAGGGGCTTGATCGTATTCTGTTGTATGAAGGATCACGAGGCTGCTGGTGGGGTGAGAAGCATCATTGCACGTTCTGCGGGCTGAATGCTCAGAGCATGAAGTTCCGCGCGAAGTCATCGGAACAGGTCGCGCGGGAAATGGCGTATTTGTCCAGTCGGTATGATACAGCGCGGTTCCGCCTCGTGGACAACATCATCGATATGAAGTACATCGAGAACCTCTTCGCGAAGTTCGCTGCCGACCACTGTGACCTCGATGTGTTTATCGAGACGAAGAGTAACCTTCACAAGAACCAAATTCGTACCTTGGCAGCCGGGGGAGTGAAATGCATGCAGCCCGGTCTGGAGAGTCTCAGCCTGAATCAGCTTCGAGCGATGGACAAGGGCGTCACGCCGATGCAGAACATCATTTGTCTGAAGTGGAGTTTCTACTACCATGTCGAGGTATCATGGAACATCCTGCTCGGGTTTCCTGGGGAAACCACCGAAGACTATCGACGACAGGTCGACCTGATCCCGGCTCTGTTCCATCTCCAGCCGCCCGAGGCGACAGGGAAATTTTGGCTTGAACGATTCAGCCCCTACTACAAGCGACCAGACGAGTATGGAGTGCGGATCACGGGACCGGGTCTGGCCTATGAGTACATCTACGATGGACGCCAGGTGGACCTCAAGAAGATCGCGTACGATTTCGAGTACGAATTGGACAACTGGCCGGTGGACCCGCACGTATATCAGGAACTGGTTGATGTCGTTGGAGCATGGAAGCGCCTGCACGCATCCGGCGACCGCCCGTTTCTTTACTACTCAAAGGCGATGAACTATATCACCGCCTATGATGGGCGGAATCCAAAGGCTCCCATGCGACACCGGTTCGACTGGCCTGAAGCCGGCATTATCGAGGCCTGCAGCGAAACGGCGAAGAGTGAGGATCAGATCCGTTCGATGCTGGCAGAGCGTTCAGACCGCTCGTGCTCCTCGAGTCAACTGGCGGCCGCATTGGCATCACTGACAACCAGCCGTATCCTCTACGAAGAACGAGGCAAGTACTTCACCCTCGCGATTCCCGAAAACCCCTATCTCTGATCCAGCCGTTATTCACCCTACATCGTCAGCTTTTCAACGACGTTGCGCATCTGGACGCCGTGGACTAAGGAGGCGCCGCCTCGAATCGCACAGGCCACGTGCACCGCTTCTGTCATTTCCTCGATGTTGGATCCCTTCTCCAGCGAGGCCTGTGTATAGGCGTCGATGCAGTAAGGACATTGGACCGTGTGCGCGACGGCCAAGGCGATGAGCGCTTTCTCGCGCTCCGTCAAGGCGCCTTCGGCGAAGACGGCGTTGTAATAGCCCATGAACTTATCCCACAGGGACTTGTTGCCTTTGCCCATGTCGGCGAATTTTCCGAGATCGTGAGGATGATAATACGTGTCCATGTCGGTCTCCTTTTCCCCGGTTTGCGACAGTCCTAAAATGAGGCGAGATGTGACGGGGAGGGCTATCTCACTAAGCGTTGCTGGGAGGTTCAGGATCGACTTCTGACAGAACTTGAGAGAACCTGCTTCCCACAATGCCGGTTACCTTGGTCATCAGGTCGGTAACCTCATGCCATTCAGTTGGCAGGAGATCCTGTTTCAGCTGGGGATGGATCGCCCATTCCGCATCGACTCGTGTCCCTTTTCGACTTACGAGAACTCGAAGAAGCTCTACATCCCACGTGGTGGATTCAGCTGCATCCGCCTGGGAAGGGTGGCCATTTGATTTGTCTGAAGGAGGGGTCGAGCTTGCCATAGATCCTCTCTGCTCGTCACAGTGTCAGCAGGATCATACCTCATTACCTGCCCATCTGGCTATCCATGCGGAGCGGCTTTTCTCGAGGGCCGCTCGGGCCTGTGCTGCAAACCAATTAATCGTGGAGCCACGCGATCAGGTCCCTGTGTATCACTGATGGGG
It encodes:
- a CDS encoding 4a-hydroxytetrahydrobiopterin dehydratase, with protein sequence MGLADNKCVPCRGGVPPLPPDRSQALLKELGRGWSLNGSGHLERLFTFKDFAQALAYVNKVGAIAESEGHHPDFYLAWGKCKVEIWTHKINGLTESDFYMAAKADREFEPFRAAAS
- a CDS encoding arsenosugar biosynthesis-associated peroxidase-like protein; this translates as MDTYYHPHDLGKFADMGKGNKSLWDKFMGYYNAVFAEGALTEREKALIALAVAHTVQCPYCIDAYTQASLEKGSNIEEMTEAVHVACAIRGGASLVHGVQMRNVVEKLTM
- a CDS encoding RiPP maturation radical SAM C-methyltransferase produces the protein MSDKAQVALVNMPFSFSKYPSIQLGTLSALLKSKAIPVDCHHLNVRFAHKIGVPLYEMICEKRALFGEWLFSHLLFRDNPKRAEYPRMFKPVFEQIAQESGHPMSFFEDMASRTAPQFLTWAMTAIDWGQYKVVGFTSTFDQNVASLTMAKLIKDLYPNVTIVFGGANFDGEMGLEHFRAFPWIDHVVVGEGEDTFPALVAYVLSGKSGVLPPGVTYRQDGNIRFEPNQSLFSDFTQTGPPDYDDYYRLLAELGKKTSQGLDRILLYEGSRGCWWGEKHHCTFCGLNAQSMKFRAKSSEQVAREMAYLSSRYDTARFRLVDNIIDMKYIENLFAKFAADHCDLDVFIETKSNLHKNQIRTLAAGGVKCMQPGLESLSLNQLRAMDKGVTPMQNIICLKWSFYYHVEVSWNILLGFPGETTEDYRRQVDLIPALFHLQPPEATGKFWLERFSPYYKRPDEYGVRITGPGLAYEYIYDGRQVDLKKIAYDFEYELDNWPVDPHVYQELVDVVGAWKRLHASGDRPFLYYSKAMNYITAYDGRNPKAPMRHRFDWPEAGIIEACSETAKSEDQIRSMLAERSDRSCSSSQLAAALASLTTSRILYEERGKYFTLAIPENPYL